In a single window of the Terriglobus roseus genome:
- a CDS encoding eCIS core domain-containing protein, whose protein sequence is MRVHTDELAAKSADAVSALAYTVDRHIVFARGQYDPRSEAGRRLLSHELIHVVQQTGGAVLAGAGRGREAALEQEAERAGDQVSAGGWVHSLSSYGVISPQRQEKKDDDDPPEASIGGSLYHFIFYPKAGATFQAGPTNPQMLGMILKALVRDAYTSEFRERVNAELLKVFNRPLFDSPPGGTYTAADYAGRVAKKGDPFIPAFARPVAMRLLMSACQKAGLEVKLAPELEQLLLLAEAAEFTYQLVRPGMPKWFSEPLFDAVMAQRAKLLRDVIAARKIPGDAGKQAAAQAANDVAASLLPPVDVLDEIRQESALATHPVYQSMWPTGRQKGADPKRPSLAAEDAVPKLQVAAGLIAYADARPKLTLDALNSSVARKKLMDSYAVAQSYRTGESGAQGIQTVTDYPSQYTADPFPATLAVYPQLEGQLYGSTRSEYGFQMNVEFPDIWAAFQSHHYEFKVFRVPDDKLINADKALKGSGRRSSHWATLDHRIAQNQRYQQADVRAYANSLWDQMGAPSVTMSVLGLNAAMADLGDIVKTAVETLFDPHYVARFSFDDEGLYIVRAIAAYTPDQEVVMRRPPSAAYMPLFASDPGLLAEMHLQGSIGEIDDASTRIGQIDKELAATKDEKKRKELQDERKRMVAITGGVEGLLNYQRDQLTSGTGDDKDRADHLQDILNTRKARGFDAKSERLPTVYISDAGQVLDLLIEVRKGTENSDGTAEYIVNDATAPSSTSAKATGTRHDAIVTALKDLFKNSDYGRGKASVKLDGVLESIDVPTLAEGKLFMEAAGHASTLLTIIAIAAAPFTGGASMVLMVPAMVIGAIPSIYNIIHRGIDHTLHFDLALAMDVVNVVGAAVGVGAETRAGMQAIRLGTTGGKVLIVTGLGVMGSSVLMMSVGALDQLDRVRDMPEGLQKAEIAKIIGGLMFHAGIMVGTVLAAKYRAENAPRTFDEWVTELEQPTREKLESTRDETAPGKNIWKIYSEMDPVVRDLLTQCGSDCVPMDPPSPADQARIKKLSMRLTPKARRTLKGLIHDNRGPGELTALLDGLEQAAAKSKGKAARGQSKAEASNEAAILARGSGADYVLANFSEGPVEALDPAKPGKWKRARALADEISKAGTLDMEAVANALDQVRRTEGGDPEEMLGHLKRLSDVAAKIKGVDKFLGPDGLTGSYLRAKGARWTLRFLTEAALWDKVVAFEEPVPGALINRVVDVRLADGTRIELKSWSEWKNIAQEGFSRQIMADWLPTNNMRDPLIWAFEDGPGIGTAPDIIAKMGQALDKALAEKWRGYEDAFAPRRVAAIKDKLPSIVRVGPK, encoded by the coding sequence GTGCGCGTCCACACCGATGAGCTTGCCGCGAAGTCTGCAGACGCTGTCTCTGCACTGGCGTACACCGTAGATCGTCATATCGTCTTCGCTCGCGGTCAGTACGATCCCCGCAGCGAAGCGGGCCGCCGCCTGTTGTCGCATGAACTGATCCATGTGGTCCAGCAGACGGGAGGAGCCGTGCTTGCGGGAGCGGGACGTGGTCGCGAGGCTGCTCTGGAGCAGGAGGCGGAGCGCGCCGGGGATCAGGTCAGCGCAGGTGGCTGGGTGCATTCGCTGTCCAGCTACGGCGTGATTTCTCCGCAGAGACAGGAAAAGAAAGACGACGACGATCCGCCAGAGGCGAGCATCGGTGGAAGCCTCTACCACTTCATCTTCTACCCGAAAGCCGGTGCCACCTTCCAGGCTGGCCCCACGAATCCACAGATGCTCGGCATGATCTTGAAGGCACTCGTCCGGGATGCCTACACCTCAGAGTTTCGGGAAAGGGTCAACGCGGAACTCTTAAAGGTTTTCAATCGGCCACTCTTCGACTCACCCCCGGGCGGGACTTACACGGCAGCGGATTATGCGGGGCGCGTCGCAAAGAAAGGAGACCCCTTCATACCAGCCTTTGCCAGGCCGGTGGCCATGCGCCTGTTGATGAGCGCATGTCAGAAAGCCGGCCTTGAGGTGAAGCTGGCTCCCGAGCTTGAGCAACTGCTTCTGCTGGCCGAGGCTGCTGAGTTTACCTATCAACTCGTTCGTCCAGGCATGCCGAAATGGTTCTCTGAGCCGCTGTTCGATGCAGTGATGGCCCAGCGTGCCAAGTTGCTTCGGGATGTCATCGCTGCCCGGAAGATCCCCGGAGATGCCGGAAAACAGGCGGCGGCACAGGCGGCGAACGATGTCGCCGCAAGCCTGCTTCCTCCCGTGGATGTGCTTGATGAGATCCGGCAAGAAAGTGCGCTTGCCACACATCCCGTGTATCAGAGCATGTGGCCCACCGGAAGGCAGAAGGGCGCAGATCCAAAGCGTCCATCCTTGGCGGCGGAGGACGCAGTGCCGAAGCTGCAGGTCGCCGCCGGCCTGATTGCGTACGCAGATGCCAGGCCAAAGCTAACCTTGGATGCGCTCAACAGCAGTGTTGCGCGTAAGAAGCTGATGGACAGCTACGCCGTTGCGCAGTCCTATCGAACCGGTGAGTCTGGCGCTCAGGGCATCCAGACCGTCACAGACTATCCCTCGCAGTACACGGCAGATCCATTTCCCGCAACGCTTGCCGTCTATCCACAACTTGAAGGACAGCTCTACGGCTCAACCCGCTCGGAGTACGGCTTCCAGATGAACGTGGAATTTCCTGATATCTGGGCGGCGTTCCAGTCGCATCACTACGAATTCAAGGTCTTTCGTGTTCCGGATGACAAGCTCATCAACGCGGACAAGGCATTGAAGGGAAGCGGCCGCCGCTCAAGCCATTGGGCCACCCTGGACCATCGCATAGCGCAAAATCAGCGCTATCAACAGGCGGACGTACGCGCTTACGCGAACTCCCTTTGGGACCAGATGGGTGCGCCCAGCGTGACCATGTCGGTCCTCGGCCTGAATGCAGCGATGGCGGATTTGGGTGACATAGTCAAGACCGCGGTGGAGACACTCTTCGATCCGCATTACGTAGCGCGTTTCAGCTTCGATGATGAAGGCTTGTACATCGTCCGCGCGATCGCGGCCTATACGCCTGATCAGGAAGTGGTCATGAGACGGCCACCCAGCGCGGCTTACATGCCGCTGTTTGCGAGTGACCCCGGCCTGTTGGCGGAGATGCATCTGCAGGGAAGCATTGGCGAGATAGACGATGCATCCACCCGGATCGGCCAGATCGATAAGGAACTCGCGGCGACCAAGGATGAAAAGAAGCGCAAGGAGCTGCAGGACGAACGCAAGCGGATGGTCGCAATCACCGGCGGTGTGGAAGGCCTGCTGAATTATCAACGGGATCAACTTACCTCAGGAACCGGGGACGACAAGGATCGCGCGGATCATCTGCAGGACATTCTGAACACACGGAAGGCGCGCGGCTTCGATGCTAAGAGCGAGCGGCTGCCGACCGTGTACATCAGCGATGCGGGCCAGGTACTCGACCTTCTGATTGAGGTTCGGAAGGGGACTGAGAACAGCGATGGTACTGCGGAATACATCGTGAATGATGCGACTGCGCCTTCCAGCACCAGTGCCAAAGCCACGGGCACGCGGCATGATGCCATCGTCACAGCGCTGAAAGATCTCTTCAAGAATTCTGACTATGGCCGCGGCAAGGCGTCGGTGAAGCTGGACGGCGTCCTCGAATCCATCGATGTCCCCACGCTCGCAGAAGGCAAGCTTTTCATGGAGGCGGCTGGCCATGCGTCGACGCTGCTGACGATCATTGCCATCGCGGCAGCACCCTTCACCGGCGGTGCAAGCATGGTGCTGATGGTGCCGGCCATGGTGATCGGCGCAATTCCATCCATCTACAACATCATTCATCGTGGCATCGATCACACGCTGCACTTCGACCTGGCGCTGGCGATGGATGTAGTGAACGTTGTCGGCGCTGCTGTTGGCGTCGGGGCAGAGACACGTGCCGGGATGCAGGCCATACGTCTGGGCACCACGGGCGGCAAAGTCCTCATCGTGACAGGTCTCGGAGTGATGGGCTCCAGTGTCCTCATGATGTCGGTTGGCGCTCTGGATCAGCTTGACCGCGTCCGCGATATGCCCGAAGGACTGCAGAAGGCAGAGATCGCCAAGATCATCGGCGGCCTGATGTTTCACGCGGGCATCATGGTGGGCACAGTGCTGGCCGCTAAGTACCGTGCGGAGAATGCTCCCCGCACCTTCGACGAGTGGGTCACGGAACTGGAGCAACCCACGCGCGAGAAGCTGGAGAGCACCCGCGACGAAACGGCGCCCGGCAAAAATATCTGGAAGATCTATTCCGAGATGGATCCGGTTGTTCGAGACCTGCTGACGCAGTGCGGCAGCGACTGTGTCCCGATGGATCCGCCGTCGCCGGCTGATCAGGCCCGTATCAAGAAACTCTCGATGCGGCTGACTCCCAAGGCGCGCCGGACTCTGAAGGGACTCATCCATGACAACCGCGGTCCGGGCGAACTCACCGCACTGCTGGATGGCCTGGAACAGGCCGCCGCGAAGTCCAAAGGCAAGGCGGCCAGGGGACAAAGCAAGGCGGAGGCCAGCAACGAAGCTGCCATTCTGGCACGCGGGAGCGGTGCGGACTACGTCCTTGCGAACTTTTCGGAGGGCCCGGTGGAGGCACTTGATCCCGCCAAACCTGGCAAGTGGAAACGAGCACGCGCTCTTGCTGATGAGATCAGTAAGGCCGGCACGCTTGACATGGAGGCGGTGGCCAACGCGCTCGACCAGGTTCGCAGGACGGAAGGAGGTGATCCGGAAGAGATGTTGGGTCACCTGAAACGCCTGAGCGACGTTGCCGCAAAGATCAAAGGTGTTGACAAGTTTCTGGGACCGGATGGTTTGACAGGTTCCTATCTCAGAGCGAAAGGGGCGCGCTGGACGCTGCGTTTCCTCACAGAGGCCGCTCTATGGGACAAGGTCGTGGCGTTTGAAGAGCCTGTCCCGGGCGCGCTGATCAACCGTGTCGTGGATGTCCGACTTGCAGATGGCACCCGAATCGAGTTAAAGAGTTGGAGCGAATGGAAGAACATTGCGCAGGAGGGGTTCAGCCGTCAGATCATGGCAGACTGGCTGCCCACCAACAACATGCGCGATCCCCTGATCTGGGCCTTCGAGGACGGACCCGGAATTGGCACAGCGCCGGATATCATTGCGAAGATGGGGCAGGCACTCGACAAAGCACTTGCAGAGAAATGGCGAGGATACGAGGACGCCTTCGCGCCGCGCAGGGTTGCAGCCATTAAAGATAAGCTGCCGTCCATAGTGCGTGTAGGGCCCAAATGA